A genomic region of Podarcis raffonei isolate rPodRaf1 chromosome 13, rPodRaf1.pri, whole genome shotgun sequence contains the following coding sequences:
- the LOC128400095 gene encoding uncharacterized protein LOC128400095, whose amino-acid sequence MGKKRGGWRKFFCCTGPPETQSSTCLNIASSEQFKPPSELDPSEPDPSEVEPDQDPEDGLYVENEIQTSKMDIPEGNRWRWSRLHKEVEQQTSRTAVLIPEIETSSEADVQVQTSFSSLPRGREAQAQTSFLSLRSPTPVENDAQVQTSFMELPREAEAQVQTSLLSLPGEKEMHAQTSFSSLPERRSVASFAGSAQSSSSYLELLEKFPSLPMLSEAQVQTSHLDIRVPSEIDIQLQTSFLDYMSEREYASSSEPQSKLSPQSSVIEQTTIYPVYIDTGVQTIPVEIPPGNDWRSARLNTAAQVQTSFASMTEQRPMLGLEKDKETAGEVESLFSIEEAPLPFERTERAMQTSESLLRQWKKWHSLQPQSDAQVQTSTIELLKRLSLLSRIQSMESASRAELLKKASSLSVGEPHMQTSSPELLRKASSWSNSGVQDQILSDELLKKRPSSAQVLRTSDYELARLLSPKSTTKEAQIQTSEVELINKLLSDRSTDTLFRKSSSASYIKPQERTSDTDFPKSHSASFAKTPEKILDSDFQSYASMSHAEPQKRVSDTDIQKYSSLSLIEGGDDNQEALTEGKEFLITPQVMEAQIRKWYHELPEVQTSASQKEPLWTPTIDSEVQTSHVEIPYGNKWRESRLQTEAQVQTSGLKVPVEKAESFPQLQKANQTQTSLLEIWRARELAEAQNQTCGFDEAETGEFPHALLVDSHAQTSDFDFWKAKEQMDIETQTSVDKILQQGIRPSPTEQVDKLVQTSFLDLGKSKDYMQQKASGTDLTEPERTYFTPLQSDFEVETDTQAQRSISDFLEAQKEPSLAQQTNAEVQTSNIEIPGGSSWRSSRLHSDVQQQTSLEFDEEESEAFPSSQKDIQSQTSLLDIWKAKQLHDAQIQTSWMDFPTDVEDPFLSPQSESPSEYFMPEEEQSPPPALLDAQMQTSLLDIWKAKELHNAQKQTSWIDVPEPMEEPFLPPQSESPIEPHMLEMEEAPLPGRTDNQVQTSFSDRWWKKERVDAEMQSSLADLPQGTKVVPLLPPQSESPLEPAELEIKEAPPPTRMENQVQTSFSDIWRKKERADAEMQSSLGDLPQVTKVVPLLPQPESPTEPAVVEKEEAAPPTRMDNQVQTSFSDIWRKKERADAKMQSSLADLPQVTKVVPLLPQPESPIDPPELEIKEGAPPTRMDNQVQTSFSDIWRKKERADAKMQSSLADLPQVTKVVPLLPQPESPTEPAVVEKEEAAPPARMENQVQTSFSDIWRKKERADAKMQSSLADLPQSESPIDPPELEIKEGAPPTRMDNQVQTSFSDIWRKKERVDAKMQSSLADLPQGTKEVPLLPQSERPTEPAELEIKEGAPPTRIDNQMQTSFSDIWQKKERADAEIQSSLGDLPQVTKVVPLLPQSESPIEPAVVEIKEAAPPGRMDNQVQTSFSDIWRKKERADAEMQSSLADLPQGTKEVLLPSKAESPIQSPMPDSVDTAPEFPPPTEPKEPTSLPEMPETLKPVDVPKSLPPSPSGSKDQTSQPDMQTPEELPIVQEKSSKTSLASAKAVTPVSSHTSLSPVPSQTAVSPAHSRTAVSPALSRTAVSPAHSRTAVSPALSRTSVSPAHSRTAVSPAHSRTAVSPAHSRTAVSPALSHTASPSHSRTAVSPALSRTVSPALSRPAASPASSHPPVSPVPPYTPVSPAASEIPSPVRPPSPASLYAEEQHSDLAEQKRASMEKTLLELWTTREEAEVQKQTDQLQLHLEDLPLFPKLEDSQVEISEVMKPEGKKPKQVSKVAKKSKAPAFAEAQVQTSFVEIPRGKKWRASRIFAEAQVQTSFQDLHVKERAPVLRDHVAAKRVPRGPKRAAPVSVHLHVKMSPKRQTSNEKK is encoded by the exons ATGGGGAAGAAAAGAG GAGGCTGGAGAAAATTTTTCTGTTGTACTGGCCCACCGGAAACGCAGTCTTCAACATG CCTTAATATCGCTTCGTCTGAGCAATTTAAGCCTCCCTCAGAGCTAGACCCCTCGGAACCAGACCCCTCAGAGGTAGAGCCAGACCAGGACCCG GAAGATGGCTTGTATGTTGAGAATGAGATACAAACTTCTAAAATGGAtatcccagaaggaaacaggtggAGGTGGTCTCGATTGCACAAAGAAGTGGAGCAGCAAACCTCAAGGACGGCTGTACTCATTCCAGAGATAGAGACGTCATCCGAGGCGGATGTTCAGGTCCAAACCTCGTTTTCGAGCCTGCCAAGAGGAAGGGAGGCCCAGGCGCAAACTTCATTTCTCTCCCTGCGGTCTCCAACCCCAGTAGAAAATGACGCGCAAGTGCAGACTTCATTTATGGAATTGCCAAGAGAGGCAGAAGCTCAAGTGCAAACATCCTTGCTTTCGttacctggagaaaaggagatGCATGCCCAAACCTCGTTTAGCTCGTTGCCAGAAAGGAGGTCTGTGGCATCTTTTGCAGGATCTGCCCAGTCCTCTTCCTCCTATCTAGAGTTGTTGGAGAAGTTTCCCTCTCTGCCCATGTTATCTGAGGCCCAGGTGCAGACCTCACATCTTGATATAAGAGTTCCTTCGGAGATAGACATCCAGTTGCAGACTTCGTTTTTGGACTACATGTCAGAAAGAGAGTATGCATCCTCCTCTGAGCCCCAGAGTAAGTTATCACCCCAGTCATCAGTGATAGAACAAACCACGATATATCCCGTATATATTGATACTGGGGTACAAACTATACCTGTGGAAATACCGCCTGGCAACGACTGGCGTTCTGCACGGTTAAATACTGCGGCTCAGGTGCAAACGTCCTTTGCTTCGATGACAGAACAACGGCCAATGCTTGGGTTAGAAAAAGACAAGGAGACAGCAGGAGAAGTGGAATCCCTTTTTTCCATAGAAGAGGCACCTCTGCCTTTTGAACGGACTGAAAGAGCTATGCAGACATCTGAGTCATTGCTTCGGCAGTGGAAGAAATGGCATTCATTACAGCCACAATCTGATGCACAGGTGCAAACCTCCACCATCGAACTACTAAAGAGGCTTTCTTTGCTATCCCGGATTCAGAGCATGGAATCAGCTTCCCGTGCCGAGTTACTAAAGAAAGCTTCCTCCCTGTCAGTGGGTGAACCCCACATGCAAACTTCAAGTCCTGAATTACTGAGGAAGGCTTCTTCTTGGTCAAACTCTGGGGTCCAAGACCAGATCTTAAGTGATGAGCTGCTGAAGAAGCGTCCATCTTCAGCACAAGTGCTTAGAACCTCAGATTATGAACTGGCAAGGTTGTTATCTCCCAAGTCAACAACCAAGGAGGCCCAGATTCAAACATCTGAGGTAGAACTCATTAATAAACTTTTGTCAGATAGGTCAACAGACACTCTCTTCCGAAAGTCCTCTTCTGCGTCATATATCAAACCCCAGGAGAGGACCTCAGACACTGATTTCCCAAAGTCCCATTCTGCATCATTTGCAAAAACTCCGGAGAAGATATTGGACAGTGATTTCCAAAGCTATGCTTCTATGTCACATGCTGAACCCCAGAAGAGGGTATCAGACACTGATATTCAAAAGTACTCTTCTTTGTCATTGATTGAGGGTGGGGATGATAATCAAGAAGCTTTAACAGAAGGGAAGGAGTTCCTTATTACCCCACAGGTGATGGAAGCTCAGATCCGCAAATGGTATCATGAACTCCCAGAAGTTCAGACCTCAGCCTCTCAAAAAGAGCCTCTTTGGACACCAACAATTGACAGTGAGGTACAAACATCGCATGTTGAAATACCATATGGAAACAAGTGGCGTGAATCACGTTTGCAAACCGAAGCTCAGGTGCAGACTTCAGGGCTTAAAGTACCTGTGGAAAAAGCTGAGTCCTTTCCCCAACTGCAGAAGGCTAACCAGACCCAAACATCCTTGCTTGAAATATGGCGAGCAAGAGAGTTAGCTGAAGCCCAGAACCAGACTTGCGGCTTCGATGAAGCTGAAACAGGGGAGTTCCCTCACGCATTACTAGTTGATAGCCACGCACAAACATCAGATTTTGACTTTTGGAAAGCAAAGGAACAAATGGATATTGAAACACAGACTTCAGTAGACAAAATTCTACAGCAAGGAATCAGGCCTTCTCCCACTGAACAGGTTGACAAGCTGGTGCAGACATCTTTTCTTGATCTGGGGAAATCAAAAGACTACATGCAGCAGAAGGCATCTGGGACAGACTTAACGGAGCCTGAAAGAACGTATTTCACCCCATTACAAAGTGACTTTGAAGTGGAGACTGATACTCAGGCACAACGCTCCATCTCTGATTTCCTAGAGGCACAAAAAGAGCCTTCTCTGGCGCAACAAACCAATGCTGAGGTGCAAACCTCAAATATCGAAATACCTGGGGGGAGCTCATGGCGTTCATCACGCTTGCATTCTGATGTTCAACAGCAAACTTCACTGGAATTTGACGAGGAAGAATCAGAAGCTTTTCCCTCATCACAAAAGGACATTCAGTCACAAACCTCCCTTCTTGACATATGGAAGGCAAAACAGCTCCATGATGCCCAGATCCAAACTTCTTGGATGGATTTCCCAACAGATGTGGAAGATCCTTTTCTCTCACCACAGTCTGAAAGCCCATCTGAGTACTTTATGCCTGAGGAAGAACAGTCTCCTCCACCGGCTCTACTGGATGCTCAGATGCAAACCTCCCTCCttgacatctggaaggcaaaaGAACTCCATAATGCCCAGAAGCAAACTTCTTGGATAGATGTGCCAGAACCCATGGAAGAACCTTTTCTCCCACCACAGTCTGAAAGCCCAATTGAGCCACATATGCTTGAGATGGAAGAGGCTCCTCTACCAGGCAGAACTGACAACCAGGTGCAAACCTCCTTCTCTGACAGGTGGTGGAAGAAAGAACGAGTGGACGCTGAGATGCAAAGTTCCCTGGCAGATTTGCCACAGGGCACCAAGGTAGTGCCTCTTCTCCCACCACAGTCTGAAAGCCCACTTGAGCCAGCTGAGCTTGAGATAAAAGAGGCTCCTCCTCCGACCAGAATGGAAAACCAGGTGCAAACCTCCTTCTCTGACATATGGCGGAAAAAAGAACGAGCGGACGCTGAGATGCAAAGTTCTCTGGGAGATTTGCCACAAGTCACAAAGGTGGTGCCTCTGCTACCACAGCCTGAAAGCCCAACTGAGCCAGCTGTGGTTGAGAAAGAAGAGGCTGCTCCTCCAACCAGAATGGACAACCAGGTTCAAACCTCCTTCTCTGACATATGGCGGAAAAAAGAACGAGCAGATGCTAAGATGCAGAGTTCCCTGGCAGATTTGCCACAAGTCACCAAGGTGGTGCCTCTGCTACCACAGCCTGAAAGCCCAATTGACCCACCTGAGCTTGAGATAAAAGAGGGTGCTCCTCCAACCAGAATGGACAACCAGGTTCAAACCTCCTTCTCTGACATATGGCGGAAAAAAGAACGAGCGGATGCTAAGATGCAGAGTTCCCTGGCAGATTTGCCACAAGTCACGAAGGTGGTGCCTCTGCTACCACAGCCTGAAAGCCCAACTGAGCCAGCTGTGGTTGAGAAAGAAGAGGCTGCTCCTCCAGCCAGAATGGAAAACCAGGTGCAAACCTCCTTCTCTGACATATGGCGGAAAAAAGAACGAGCGGATGCTAAGATGCAAAGTTCCCTGGCAGATTTGCCACAA TCTGAAAGCCCAATTGACCCACCTGAGCTTGAGATAAAAGAGGGTGCTCCTCCAACCAGAATGGACAACCAGGTGCAAACCTCCTTCTCTGACATATGGCGGAAAAAAGAACGAGTGGATGCTAAGATGCAGAGTTCCCTGGCAGATTTGCCACAAGGCACCAAGGAGGTGCCTCTGCTACCACAGTCTGAACGCCCAACTGAGCCAGCTGAGCTTGAGATAAAAGAGGGTGCTCCTCCAACCAGAATTGACAACCAGATGCAAACCTCCTTCTCTGACATATGGCAGAAAAAAGAACGAGCGGATGCTGAGATACAAAGTTCTCTGGGAGATTTGCCACAGGTCACCAAGGTGGTGCCCCTCCTACCACAGTCTGAAAGCCCAATCGAGCCAGCTGTGGTTGAGATAAAAGAGGCTGCTCCTCCAGGCAGAATGGACAACCAGGTACAAACCTCCTTCTCTGACATATGGCGGAAAAAAGAACGAGCGGACGCTGAGATGCAAAGTTCCCTGGCAGATTTGCCACAAGGCACCAAGGAGGTGCTTCTCCCATCAAAAGCTGAAAGCCCAATACAGTCACCCATGCCTGACTCAGTAGATACAGCTCCTGAATTTCCTCCCCCAACTGAACCTAAGGAGCCAACTTCCTTACCTGAAATGCCCGAGACGTTGAAGCCAGTGGATGTTCCAAAGTCACTTCCCCCATCACCAAGTGGCAGCAAGGACCAGACCTCCCAGCCTGATATGCAGACGCCAGAAGAATTACCCATAGTGCAGGAGAAGTCTTCGAAGACCAGTTTGGCAAGTGCCAAAGCTGTAACTCCTGTCTCATCACACACGTCTTTGAGCCCTGTTCCATCACAAACTGCTGTCTCTCCCGCCCACTCTCGCACTGCTGTCTCTCCTGCCCTCTCTCGCACTGCTGTCTCTCCCGCCCACTCTCGCACTGCTGTCTCTCCTGCCCTCTCTCGCACTTCTGTCTCTCCTGCTCACTCTCGCACCGCTGTCTCTCCTGCCCACTCTCGCACCGCTGTCTCTCCCGCCCACTCTCGCACTGCTGTCTCTCCTGCCCTCTCTCACACTGCCTCTCCCTCCCACTCTCGCACTGCTGTCTCTCCTGCCCTCTCTCGCACTGTCTCTCCTGCCCTCTCTCGCCCTGCTgcctctccagcttcctcccaccctcctgtTTCTCCTGTCCCGCCATACACTCCTGTATCTCCTGCCGCATCAGAAATTCCCAGCCCAGTTCGACCGCCCTCACCTGCATCGCTGTACGCAGAGGAGCAGCACTCTGACCTTGCAGAGCAGAAAAGAGCTTCAATGGAAAAAACATTGCTGGAATTATGGACCACACGAGAGGAGGCCGAGGTTCAAAAGCAAACTGACCAACTTCAGCTTCACCTTGAGGATTTGCCTTTATTCCCAAAGCTGGAAGACAGCCAGGTGGAGATTTCAGAGGTGATGAAACCTGAAGGGAAGAAACCAAAACAAGTGTCTAAAGTGGCGAAAAAGTCGAAAGCTCCTGCGTTTGCTGAAGCCCAGGTCCAGACCTCGTTTGTCGAAATACCCCGGGGGAAGAAATGGCGTGCATCTCGCATATTTGCGGAGGCCCAAGTCCAGACTTCTTTTCAAGACCTCCATGTGAAAGAAAGGGCCCCGGTTTTGCGTGATCACGTGGCAGCCAAAAG GGTACCAAGGGGACCGAAGCGAGCAGCGCCTGTGTCCGTGCACTTACACGTAAAGATGTCTCCAAAGCGTCAAACTAGCAATGAAAAGAAATAG